The nucleotide sequence TCATTCCAGGGTTCTGGGGTGTGGAATCAGGACAAGCAGCTTTTGGGGATGTGTTATCCTGGTTTTCTCGACTTCTATCAACATTTGTGGAGTCAAAAGAATCGCTGTTACCTCGCATGGATAAGCTTCTTGAACACACCAAGAAAGAACACACAGTTACTGCGTTGGAATGGCTCAATGGCAGGCGTTACCCTGACACCAGTGATGCCGTTCGCGGTGCCCTACTTTCCTTGGATCTCTCAACAGATGCAGCCTCACTATATGGGGCTCTTTCTAACGCAATTCTCTTTGGTTTGAAACGTATAGTACAAGGCATGCAAGAGAGTGGTATTTCCATTAAACAAGTGCGAGTGACAGGTGGTATCGCGAGGAAGTCTCCGGTTTTGATGCAACGTCTCAGTACCATACTCAATCTTCCGATTCTAGTACTCATGGAAAAAGAAACGTGTGCACTTGGCGCTGCAATGTATGGTGCTGTTGCTATGGGAAGGTTCCCCGATCTTGGAAGAGCTCAGATAGTCATGGCTGCCAAGGAAGGAATATCCTATACGCCTAACAGGGAAGATGTTCCATTCTATGCTGAACTTTATGAAGTATATCTACAGTATGGACAAGCATTGGAAACTGTGTGGAAGTAATCCGTTACCTTCAAACATCTTATGTTGCTTAAGTCCGGTACCTGAATACTATTTTTTTCATATCTTCAAGCTTCTTAAAGACTTACTGAACCTCTTATAAGGGAAAATGCTATCGATATGGTCATTGGTCCTCACGATTCTATCCTGCAAGCAATCAATATACTACAACAAGGCATGATAGGAGTAGATTCACTTCACTTATGTTTCATTTTCGCTCATTTTCAATCAATATTTTGATTGCAAATGAGCTATTTTCTTGCATTTTTCATTCATTTTCTATTATTATATACAAGAAGGACACAAACATCATGGATACCTTGAATACACGTCAGAAATCCTTGCTTTCTTTAATTCAGAATCAAGGTGCTGTCTCAGTCCAAGCATTGTTCAACGAGATTGAAGCCTCAGAGGCTACCATTCGTAGAGATCTCATACATCTTGAAAACCATCATCTGATAGTGCGAAGGAGAGGCGAAGTTTTTGCGGTTAAGAAATCACTGGAGAGCGCATTTCAACAACGAGAGCATCTAAACAAGGAAGCTAAACAAATAATTGCGCACATAGCAGCAAACCAGATACAGGAACATGACACCATTATACTTGATGCAGGAACAACAACCCTTGAGATTGCACGGTTGCTTACCAATTATCATGACCTTACCATCCTTACCAACTCTCTTCCCATTGCTAATATAATTGCGCCTAGCCGTCTCTCCCTTTCTTTAGCAGGTGGGCATCTCTTCAGTCAGAATATGTCAACGCAAGGCCCGGATGCAGAGGAATTTTTCAAGAAAGTGGAAGTCGGAAAGTCTTTTATCGGAGCCAGTGGTATTCGTAGGCTCGTGGGCCTTGAAACCCTCAACCCTTTCGAGGCGGAAATCAAGAAACTCATGGTCGATGCGGCGAAAAAAGTATATGGGGTGGTTGATTCCTCCAAGTTCGATACTGCAGGAATCAACGTGTTCTGCAACTTCTCCGACTTGGATTTTCTCATCACTGATAAACCCATCCGAGACGAGGAAACCCTAGCGCTATTGAAGAGACAGGGCGTAGAGGTGCTTCTACCGTCATAAGATTTGAAAGAATCCGAGGGGACTTCTCCTATACGGATATAAACAAACAAGAACACCAGGAGGTTCAAATAGTATGAAAAAGATTAAGGTCGGAGTAGCAGGCTATGGAGTTATCGGACAGCGACTCGCTGATGGAGTTGCCTTGCAGGGTGATATGGAGCTGGTAGGAGTTGCTGATGTAGCACCCACATTGAGTGTTCGTGCACTCAAGGAGAAGGGAATGCCCTATAAGTTCTTCACGGCAATGCCGAATAACACAGCAGCACTTGATGAGGCTGGCATCCCTATCAGTGGCAGTTTGGAAGACCTGGTGCAACAGGTTGATGTCATGCTCGACGCAACCAGCGCAGGGGTGGGACTGAAGAACAAGGAAATTTACAAGAAGTATGGCAAGAAAGCTGTCTTCCAAGGTGGGGAGAAAAATGCCATTGCTGATGTATTCTTCCACGGTTATGCAAACTACGAAAAGGGTCTTGGGGTGGATTACCTTAAGCTTACCAGCTGCAACACCACCGGTCTGATCCGTGCTGTTGACTGCCTCGACCGTGAGGTTGGAGCAGAGAAAGTTGCGATCACCATCATCCGTCGGGTTGCCGACCCAGGAGACTACCACCGTGGCCTGACCAACGCACTGCAGATGGACAAGGCTCCCAGCCACCAGGCAGTCGATCTGATGACCATCATGCCCCACGTGGAGGCAACCGGTATTCTCGTGCATACCCCGGTAACCCATGGACACATCATTACCGTGGTGCTGACACCAAAGAAGGACATCTCCGTTGAAGAGGCCATTGAAATCTTCGAGAAGCACCCTAGAATTCGTGTTGTATCCATCGATGAGGGATTCCTCGGCAATGCAAGTCTCTTCCGCTATGCTCGAGACCTCGGCAACCCAAGAGGCGACATGTATGAGATTGCCCTCTGGAAAGACTCTGTGGTCAAGAGCGGTAAGGACTTGATGTTTGCAATCAACATCCCTCAGGAATCAGTGGTCATCCCTGAGAACATTGATGCGATCAGGGCGGCTATGCAGATGCAGAGCGACCGTGAGAGCGGCACATCTGAGACCAACAAGTATTTGGGAATTGGATCATGGAAAAAGTAACCAGCATTCGTATGCGCAGTCTGGAGGATGTAGTGTTGAAGGGGCGGACCGTCATTTTCCGTCCCGACATCAACTCTCCCATCGATCCAAAGACCAAGCGCATCGTAAATACCAATAGATTGGAGAAAGCAGCCCCTACCCTCAAGGCACTGCTTGACGGAGGTGCAAAGGTTGCCCTGATTGCCCACCAAGGCGACACCCTGGACTACCAGAACCTTATTCCCCTCGCTGAGCATGCCCAAATCCTCAGCAAGTTCACCGGCTACGAGGTAGCCTATCTTGATGATGTGTGCGGCCCTACTGCCCAAGAGAGAGTTCGCTCCCTCAAGGAGGGTCAGGCCGTGGTGCTGGGAAATCTACGCTACCTCTCAGAGGAGATTACCGCCTTTGAGAAGGAGGTAAAGCTCCAACCATCGCAGATGCTCGACACCTGGCTCATCAGATCTCTGGCCCCACTGGCCGATCTCTATGTAAACGATGCTTTTGCAGCAGCCCACCGAAACGCCCCCTCCATGGTAGCGTTCCAGGAGTTGTTGCCCACTGTAGGAGGAAAGCAGCTGGTTGCAGAATATACGGCCCTTTCCAAGGTGGCCTCACAGCCAATTCACCCCTGCGTTTTCGTCCTGGGAGGGGGGAAGATCAGCGATGCCTTCGGTATGATGCGCAATGTACTGGAGAACAAGACCGCTGATGCCATCCTCTGTGGAGGGATTACCGCCTTGGTTATGCTTCTGGCAAAGGGTGTATCCCTGGGAGATGCCACTTGGAACTTCCTCAAGGATCGTGATCTCCTTATGTTTGTTGAGCAGGCAAAGTCTTTGCTCGAAAGCTGGCCGGAAGCATTTGTTACCCCTCTTGACCTTGCCTATGAAGAGGGAGGAAAACGATTGGAAGCAACTGTTGAAACGATAGCTTATTCAAAAGATCTGCAAACAAAACTATTCCCCGATCTTGGAGAGAAGACCATCAAACGCTACAAGGAACTGATTGCAGAAGCTGGATCAGTTTTTGTAAATGGACCTGCCGGGGTGTATGAGAATGAGCACTTTGAGAAGGCAACCAAAGAAATTTGGAATGCCATCGCACATGCTGATGGCTATACCGTGGTAGGAGGTGGAGACACCATTACCGCAGCAACCCGTTTTACCGACCTCAGCCAGTACTCCTACGTCTGTACAGCAGGAGGAGCAATGGTTCGTTTCCTCTCGGGAAAAATGCTTCCACTGATCGAAGCGATGGAGAAAGCGTGGGAGCGGGAGAGCAAGGAGTAAGCTATGCAACTGAGCATCCCCTATTTGAGAGATCAAGGGATTGAGGTTACTGTTTCAAATAAGAACCTTCTGGGTATTCTTGAGCCAAATGCCATTGCTTCTGCAGGTGAGAAAGAATCACTGGAGAGGGCAACAGCAAATCTGGTTGCTTTTCTCAAGGGGGCCGACAAGGTTCTGGTGATCATCAACGATGCCACCCGCCCTACCCCAACCCCGGCGATGCTCAGTGCAATCCTTCCCCAAGCAGAAAAGGCCGGAATACGAGATGAACAAATCACCATACTTGTAGCTACCGGAGCCCACAGGGGTGTGAAGGAGGAAGAGATTGAACAATTGCTTGGTCCTTACACAGAACGGCTGAAGAGACGACTGATCAGCCATGACGCAAAGGATTCCGATTCGCTAGTCGATGTGGGAAAAACCCGCAACGGCACCCCGATCCTTCTCAACAAGCTCCTCTTCTCCTCTGATCGAATTGTGGCAACAGGGAGTGTTGAGCCTCACTACTTTGCAGGGTTTACCGGGGGTAGAAAGGCATTTCTCCCTGGAATCGCAGGCTTTGCCACCATTGAGGCAAACCACAAGCTAGCCATTCAGGATGCAGCCCATTCCCTTGCACTGGAAGGCAATCCCGTACATGAGGATATGATGGATGCCTTGGGTCATATCAAGGCACCCATTTTCTCATTGATGAGTGTATTGGATAAGGACCAGAAAGTGGTCGATGCCACCAGTGGTGATATTGTCATCTCCTTCCATGAGGCTGTACAAGTTGCCCGATCTGTATTCTGCGTACAAGTCAAACAGCAAGCCGATATTGTCATTTCAATAGCAAAGTTCCCGATGGACATCAATCTCTACCAGAGCCAGAAGGGAATCGACAATGGGTCCCTTGCTGTCAAGGATGGTGGTACCTTGATTCTGGTATCCTCCTGCCGTGAAGGTATCGGGGATGAGGAGTTTGCAAACCTGCTTGATTCCTGCAAGACTCCGGATGAGGCACTTCAAAAAATCAATGAGAATTACAAACTCGGGTATCACAAGGCAGCAAAGATGGCCTCTGTAAGCAAACGTATTTCGGTACAAGCCTATACAGAATTGAGCGACAGCTTGGTGAAGAGCCTCTTTTTAGAACCCGTACATGACCTGCAACAAGCCCTAGACAATGCTCTGGAACACGCAAAAAGAAACGGAGTAGCCAATCCAACAGTCCTTGTACTCCCTGATGGCTGCGTCACAGTTCCTTCCCTTGACTGATCAGGTTCTTGTGCTTTACAGAACGATACTCGTCTTCGCTTTGCAACGCCTTAGATGGGGTAGCGTCTGCGTTCCGCTCCGGATCCATGGAACGAAGGATCAACTCTGATTGATGATTGGAATTCTTCCTAAATGAGGAGGGTGTTACCGCACAGAACTTAGAGAATACTCGACTGAACTGACTGAATGAGGTGAAACCACAGGATGCACAGATTTCCTTGATCTTCATCCTTGAGTAAAGCAACAGTTGCTGGGCATTGCGAACCCGTATCTGCTGCAAGTATGATACAAAATTCAGCCCTGTGACCCTTTTGAACTGGTGGGAAAGATAGAAGGAGCTCACAGAAAAGTGATCTGCAACTTCCTGAAGAGAAAGCTCCTCTGCATAATGCGTATGTAAGTAACTCGTGACCTCATAGATTTTCTGGGTAATGGAGTCGGTAATCTCCGCCTTCGTAAACAGGTTCATCTTACGATTGGTCTGCATTATCCAGAGCAATTCAAGAAACTTTCCATGGATCATCAGGTCATACCCCGGTTGCAATTCTGTTCCAAGAATATAAATGGTATTAAACAGCTGCAGGATCCGATTCAATACAGAACCAGAGAACCGAAAAATTGGTGGATCCTCTTCAAAGAGACGAAGCAACCGCGTCACTTGCCTCTCCATTGGGGACATCGAGGGGGATATTCGGAAGGCAACGATAAGACGAGCCTTTGGCTTTTCTCCCTTTGGATACATGGTCATGTGGAGTAAAGATGGCTTTAATAAAACCACATCATACCGCTGCAAAGTAAAATACTCGCCCTCAATAATATGCGAGGCATGATCATCTACAAGAAAAAACAACTCATAGAAATCATGGAAGTGCTGAAACTCCATGTTCATTGCATCGGAACGCACTCCATAGTCAAAAACATAGAATAGAGGGTTTCTGTCATCATTGACCTTTATCGAAAAATCTTCCTTGAACAGTATTCGACTCTCTGACGATTCCATATATAAAACGATACAAAGAGTTAGGGCACTTTGCAAGAGAGCATGAGGGGAGACTTACACACTTTAAACCTCTATATTGTCACAGGCTCATACCTTGACACTCCATCAAGAGGAGCATTGCTAATGCTTGGCCATAAGGCATCGGACGTAAGGGTATCTGCTTATAAAAATCCTTGGTTTCTTTCCCCATAGGCGTCCCATAGGAGACTTTCTGCACTACCCCATGTTCATCAATGTTCTCCATGACAGCATTGAGTGCCTTTTTTGCAACCCTAAGATAGGAGGAGTCAAGCAAGCCAAGTTTCACTGCTCGAATGATACCATAGCCAAATCCGGCGGTTGCGCTTGACTCAAGATAACTGGTTGGATCATCAAGCACGGTATGCCACATTCCTCCTGCATCCTGAAGGGGAACCAAAGCATGTATTTGTCGAACAAGGATGGCTTGTAAATACCGTCTTACGCTCTGGGGGAGTCCTTTTGTTTCAAGGAACAGAGGAATAGCAATGGTTATCCAACAGTTCCCTCTACCCCAAAAAGCTTCTGAGAAGTGATGATTGCCCTCAAAGGTCCATCCATGGTACCAAAGACCACTCTTTACATCACAGAGATACTCGGCATGCAAGAGAAATTGGTAGATGGCCTCCTGTATGTACGATTCCTTTCCAATTATTCTACCCATATTTGCCACAGCCAGAACAGTCATCATCAAGGTATCATCCCAAAGCTGTCCAGGATTCTCATCGTCAGTGGTCCGATGTTGAAAGCCCCCCTCCCTTGTCCGTGGAAGACCCCCATTCATAACCCATTCGGTCCATTCCGTACATACCTCTAAATACCGTGAATTACCGGTATGCTCTGCAAGATAGGAGAGTGCAAGGATGGGTGCCATGGTATTTACATTCTTACCAGGTAATCCTTGCTCAATCCGCTCATCGTAGTACTGGGTGAGCATGGATAAGTAGTACGTATCTCCTGTCTTTTCAAACAATTTCCAGAGACCGAACAGCCCTACCCCGTGCGGCCACTCCCAGAACTGGTAGCGGCTTCGTATAGCATCCTCAATACCATGAGCCAACTTGTTGGCGGCAAAGTCAGGGTCATCCGATGCGTACAGCACTGGCATGAATCCTTCTACCAAGGTAGTGAGCGTATCATCAATCGTCCTCATGTCCTCTCCTCAATCTCAACGTTCAAATATGAGTTCAATGGTCTGTATTTCATGGGGCCGCAGGGCAATTGCGACACCTTCATCATTCCAGGATATCTTCTGCAGGCGCTCTTCCAGCAGATTGCACTGGTACGCCTCTCTTATTGGAAGCTCTGTCCTAATTCTACTCGTGACCCGTTTCCCATTCAGTTGCAGGATTCGAATAAGCAAGGAATCACGGTCCTCACTCTTCTTCACCGTCTCAATCACAAGGTTCTCATCTGGACATGACACTATACCGGCAACAGGAGGAAGCATTGCCTCAGCCTGTAAAGCCCTCACTGCAAGCAGGGGTTGATGAAGATTGTACCCCTCCTCAATGACCTTTGCTTCCTGATAACGCCCCTTGTGGGGGTAAATCGCATAGTGCAATGTATGCATTCCGCGGTCTGCAACCTTGTTTGGATAGGTGGGGGAACGGAGCAGGGAAATACTCATGGTGTTGCCCTTGGCACTGTATCCATAGCTCTGTTTGCTCAGGAGTGTCACCCCATAGCTCTCATCACTGAGATCCACCCACTTATGCGCAGGCACCTCAAACTGGGCCTCATCCCAGCTGGTATTGGTATGGGTCGTTCTCTCACATACCCCATAGGCAATATCGTAGCTTGCTCGTGGTGCCTGAACATCAATCATGAATACACTTCTCAGCATCAGATGATCCTCGTGGTAGTCGGCCGCAAGTGTAAAGTCAATCCGTTTCTCGTAGGCATGAAAGGTGGCCCGCTGAGTGAAGGAGGAACTGCCAAAGGAGAGCTGCCATTCCAGAGTGAAGAACAAGGCATTGTTTGCCACCACCGTGTACTGTGCTTCTCCTGCAACCTCATAGCCCATATTACTGCCCTGCTTGCCGATATTCCAAGCATCATACTCCTTGGGATAATCGACGGACAAGGTAAGGACGTTTCCCTCCCCTCCAGGGGCAAGAACCTCACATACACCCGATTTGTCATAAAGACGGGAGAGTCTTCCGTTTTTCGTGAAGACCGCAGTGTAGTGAGGACTCTCCAGAGTTGCGTGATCCCAGGAGAAAGGGTTCTTCTCCGGGGCTCTATAGGCTCCCAGACATACACGTTTCCAACCTTTGGCAGGAACTTCGCTGCAGATGAAATAGAGGTCATTCCCATCCTGGACGGAAGGCAACAGCGCCCCCATCTCATCATATACGCCGGCAGCGTTGCATCCTTCAATCCTGCAAAGCTCAGATCGCTGATGACCAAGGGTATTGAAAACCACCACATCAAAGTCTGATCGGGCTATCAGGGAAGACAGCTGGTGCATTGCATTATCTGCATGTCTTGTAAAGGTATCCAATGAGTCCCTCTGTTGCAGGAGTGTAAGATCATAGACTTCCTTCAATGAACTGCCGGGAAGAATATCATGGAACTGATTGAGCAATAATTGCTTCCACGCCTGCTCAAGTGAAGCGTGGGGATAGTCTTGCTTGGTGTACAGATAGAGCAGGGCAAGAAAGAACTCTGCCTGCATGGCACTCTGTTCACAACGGCGGTTGAGCTGTTTAACCAGTGCCATTGTGGTATAGGTACCCCGATGGTATTCCAGATAGAGCTCTCCGTACCATGAGGCTGAT is from uncultured Sphaerochaeta sp. and encodes:
- a CDS encoding DeoR/GlpR family DNA-binding transcription regulator, yielding MDTLNTRQKSLLSLIQNQGAVSVQALFNEIEASEATIRRDLIHLENHHLIVRRRGEVFAVKKSLESAFQQREHLNKEAKQIIAHIAANQIQEHDTIILDAGTTTLEIARLLTNYHDLTILTNSLPIANIIAPSRLSLSLAGGHLFSQNMSTQGPDAEEFFKKVEVGKSFIGASGIRRLVGLETLNPFEAEIKKLMVDAAKKVYGVVDSSKFDTAGINVFCNFSDLDFLITDKPIRDEETLALLKRQGVEVLLPS
- a CDS encoding type II glyceraldehyde-3-phosphate dehydrogenase; its protein translation is MKKIKVGVAGYGVIGQRLADGVALQGDMELVGVADVAPTLSVRALKEKGMPYKFFTAMPNNTAALDEAGIPISGSLEDLVQQVDVMLDATSAGVGLKNKEIYKKYGKKAVFQGGEKNAIADVFFHGYANYEKGLGVDYLKLTSCNTTGLIRAVDCLDREVGAEKVAITIIRRVADPGDYHRGLTNALQMDKAPSHQAVDLMTIMPHVEATGILVHTPVTHGHIITVVLTPKKDISVEEAIEIFEKHPRIRVVSIDEGFLGNASLFRYARDLGNPRGDMYEIALWKDSVVKSGKDLMFAINIPQESVVIPENIDAIRAAMQMQSDRESGTSETNKYLGIGSWKK
- a CDS encoding phosphoglycerate kinase; this encodes MEKVTSIRMRSLEDVVLKGRTVIFRPDINSPIDPKTKRIVNTNRLEKAAPTLKALLDGGAKVALIAHQGDTLDYQNLIPLAEHAQILSKFTGYEVAYLDDVCGPTAQERVRSLKEGQAVVLGNLRYLSEEITAFEKEVKLQPSQMLDTWLIRSLAPLADLYVNDAFAAAHRNAPSMVAFQELLPTVGGKQLVAEYTALSKVASQPIHPCVFVLGGGKISDAFGMMRNVLENKTADAILCGGITALVMLLAKGVSLGDATWNFLKDRDLLMFVEQAKSLLESWPEAFVTPLDLAYEEGGKRLEATVETIAYSKDLQTKLFPDLGEKTIKRYKELIAEAGSVFVNGPAGVYENEHFEKATKEIWNAIAHADGYTVVGGGDTITAATRFTDLSQYSYVCTAGGAMVRFLSGKMLPLIEAMEKAWERESKE
- the larA gene encoding nickel-dependent lactate racemase, encoding MQLSIPYLRDQGIEVTVSNKNLLGILEPNAIASAGEKESLERATANLVAFLKGADKVLVIINDATRPTPTPAMLSAILPQAEKAGIRDEQITILVATGAHRGVKEEEIEQLLGPYTERLKRRLISHDAKDSDSLVDVGKTRNGTPILLNKLLFSSDRIVATGSVEPHYFAGFTGGRKAFLPGIAGFATIEANHKLAIQDAAHSLALEGNPVHEDMMDALGHIKAPIFSLMSVLDKDQKVVDATSGDIVISFHEAVQVARSVFCVQVKQQADIVISIAKFPMDINLYQSQKGIDNGSLAVKDGGTLILVSSCREGIGDEEFANLLDSCKTPDEALQKINENYKLGYHKAAKMASVSKRISVQAYTELSDSLVKSLFLEPVHDLQQALDNALEHAKRNGVANPTVLVLPDGCVTVPSLD
- a CDS encoding AraC family transcriptional regulator, whose translation is MESSESRILFKEDFSIKVNDDRNPLFYVFDYGVRSDAMNMEFQHFHDFYELFFLVDDHASHIIEGEYFTLQRYDVVLLKPSLLHMTMYPKGEKPKARLIVAFRISPSMSPMERQVTRLLRLFEEDPPIFRFSGSVLNRILQLFNTIYILGTELQPGYDLMIHGKFLELLWIMQTNRKMNLFTKAEITDSITQKIYEVTSYLHTHYAEELSLQEVADHFSVSSFYLSHQFKRVTGLNFVSYLQQIRVRNAQQLLLYSRMKIKEICASCGFTSFSQFSRVFSKFCAVTPSSFRKNSNHQSELILRSMDPERNADATPSKALQSEDEYRSVKHKNLISQGKEL
- a CDS encoding glycoside hydrolase family 88 protein, which gives rise to MRTIDDTLTTLVEGFMPVLYASDDPDFAANKLAHGIEDAIRSRYQFWEWPHGVGLFGLWKLFEKTGDTYYLSMLTQYYDERIEQGLPGKNVNTMAPILALSYLAEHTGNSRYLEVCTEWTEWVMNGGLPRTREGGFQHRTTDDENPGQLWDDTLMMTVLAVANMGRIIGKESYIQEAIYQFLLHAEYLCDVKSGLWYHGWTFEGNHHFSEAFWGRGNCWITIAIPLFLETKGLPQSVRRYLQAILVRQIHALVPLQDAGGMWHTVLDDPTSYLESSATAGFGYGIIRAVKLGLLDSSYLRVAKKALNAVMENIDEHGVVQKVSYGTPMGKETKDFYKQIPLRPMPYGQALAMLLLMECQGMSL
- a CDS encoding glycoside hydrolase family 38 C-terminal domain-containing protein, with the translated sequence MNKEALRHYVAGPLKQLKEIDGSDRFSIQEIWIKECDYYQWERRHEQSGWKPFYQSQGFGGHEYHCLLRCEVNVPEQWKGKTVRLKVQTGADDIWNNNNPQFLLFLNDELSCGLDVRHTEADLPDAEQVSIVLYAYTNTQKPDVFLSLEVYAVNLEREALLYDLELAYETAFSLEEFSEAYLLLSEAVIKTVQNVDFSSMKALQDEVMLSRARSIMKQHLARYQDANRMQLSLTGHSHIDMAWLWILEQTREKSLRSYATVLSLMERYPSYIFSSSQMQLLEFIKTDYPSLFNRIKERVLEGRWEVEGAMWVESDTILTSGESLVRQIFWGKRWVRDELGMDQKILWLPDCFGFPATLPQIMKGTNLSYFVTTKMGWNETNRMPHDLFHWKGLDGSQVLAYFVSSTDYESIASYPKRGGNETTYNGVLSPSQLLGTWQRFSDKECTDTLMYLYGYGDGGGGPTKEMLEREKRLREGYPGLPKVHSGTVRTFLHDMDTRTEVSASWYGELYLEYHRGTYTTMALVKQLNRRCEQSAMQAEFFLALLYLYTKQDYPHASLEQAWKQLLLNQFHDILPGSSLKEVYDLTLLQQRDSLDTFTRHADNAMHQLSSLIARSDFDVVVFNTLGHQRSELCRIEGCNAAGVYDEMGALLPSVQDGNDLYFICSEVPAKGWKRVCLGAYRAPEKNPFSWDHATLESPHYTAVFTKNGRLSRLYDKSGVCEVLAPGGEGNVLTLSVDYPKEYDAWNIGKQGSNMGYEVAGEAQYTVVANNALFFTLEWQLSFGSSSFTQRATFHAYEKRIDFTLAADYHEDHLMLRSVFMIDVQAPRASYDIAYGVCERTTHTNTSWDEAQFEVPAHKWVDLSDESYGVTLLSKQSYGYSAKGNTMSISLLRSPTYPNKVADRGMHTLHYAIYPHKGRYQEAKVIEEGYNLHQPLLAVRALQAEAMLPPVAGIVSCPDENLVIETVKKSEDRDSLLIRILQLNGKRVTSRIRTELPIREAYQCNLLEERLQKISWNDEGVAIALRPHEIQTIELIFER